The Streptococcus oralis Uo5 genome includes a window with the following:
- a CDS encoding PhoH family protein, with amino-acid sequence MKEHSIDIQLSHPDDLFHLFGSNERHLRLMEEELDVVIHARTEIVQVLGEETACEEARQVIQALMVLVNRGMSVGTPDVVTAISMVKNDEIDKFVALYEEEIIKDNTGKPIRVKTLGQKLYVDSVKQHDVTFGIGPAGTGKTFLAVTLAVTALKRGQVKRIILTRPAVEAGESLGFLPGDLKEKVDPYLRPVYDALYQILGKDQTTRLMEREIIEIAPLAYMRGRTLDDAFVILDEAQNTTIMQMKMFLTRLGFNSKMIVNGDISQIDLPRNVKSGLIDAQEKLKNIHQIDFVHFSAKDVVRHPVVAQIIRAYEPAPVKVEEKNQETE; translated from the coding sequence TTGAAGGAACATTCAATAGACATTCAACTAAGTCATCCAGATGACTTGTTCCATCTTTTTGGTTCCAATGAACGCCATCTTCGTTTGATGGAAGAAGAGCTTGATGTGGTGATTCATGCTCGTACGGAGATTGTCCAGGTTTTGGGAGAAGAGACTGCCTGTGAGGAAGCCCGTCAGGTTATCCAGGCTTTGATGGTCTTGGTGAATCGGGGGATGAGCGTTGGCACGCCAGATGTGGTGACTGCGATTAGCATGGTCAAAAACGATGAAATCGACAAGTTTGTCGCCCTTTACGAAGAAGAAATCATCAAAGACAACACTGGGAAGCCTATCCGTGTCAAAACCTTGGGTCAAAAGCTTTATGTGGACAGTGTTAAACAGCATGATGTGACCTTTGGAATTGGGCCAGCAGGGACAGGGAAGACCTTTCTTGCAGTGACCTTGGCAGTGACTGCCCTTAAACGTGGTCAAGTCAAGCGAATTATCCTCACTCGTCCAGCAGTGGAGGCAGGTGAGAGTCTAGGATTTCTTCCAGGTGATCTTAAGGAGAAGGTGGATCCTTATCTTCGACCTGTTTATGATGCCTTGTATCAGATTTTAGGAAAAGACCAGACCACCCGTCTCATGGAGCGTGAAATCATTGAAATCGCGCCCCTTGCCTATATGCGTGGACGGACCTTGGATGATGCTTTTGTCATTCTCGATGAGGCGCAAAATACGACCATCATGCAGATGAAGATGTTCTTGACGCGTTTAGGATTTAATTCGAAGATGATTGTCAATGGAGATATCAGTCAGATTGACCTGCCGCGTAATGTTAAGTCCGGTTTGATTGATGCCCAAGAAAAGCTTAAGAACATTCACCAAATCGACTTTGTTCATTTTTCAGCTAAGGATGTGGTTCGTCATCCAGTTGTCGCTCAGATTATCCGGGCTTATGAACCAGCTCCAGTTAAGGTTGAAGAAAAGAACCAAGAAACAGAATAA
- the yabA gene encoding DNA replication initiation control protein YabA — protein sequence MDKKELFDALDDFSQQLLVTLADVEAIKKNLKSLVEENTALRLENSKLRERLGEVEADTPVKAKHVRESVRRIYKDGFHVCNDFYGQRREQDEECMFCDELLYRE from the coding sequence ATGGATAAAAAAGAATTATTTGACGCGCTGGACGATTTTTCCCAACAGTTACTGGTGACCTTGGCCGATGTGGAAGCCATCAAGAAAAATCTCAAGAGCCTGGTAGAGGAAAATACAGCTCTTCGCTTGGAAAATAGTAAGTTGCGCGAACGCTTGGGCGAGGTGGAAGCAGATACTCCCGTCAAGGCTAAGCATGTTCGTGAAAGTGTCCGCCGAATCTATAAGGACGGGTTTCACGTTTGTAATGATTTTTATGGACAACGCCGAGAGCAGGACGAGGAATGTATGTTCTGTGATGAGTTGTTATATAGGGAGTAA
- the pyrH gene encoding UMP kinase → MANPKYKRILIKLSGEALAGERGVGIDIQTVQTIAKEIQEVHSLGIEIALVIGGGNLWRGEPAAEAGMDRVQADYTGMLGTVMNALVMADSLQQVGVDTRVQTAIAMQQVAEPYVRGRALRHLEKGRIVIFGAGIGSPYFSTDTTAALRAAEIEADAILMAKNGVDGVYNADPKKDKTAVKFEELTHRDVINKGLRIMDSTASTLSMDNDIDLVVFNMNQPGNIKRVVFGENIGTTVSNNIEEKE, encoded by the coding sequence ATGGCGAATCCCAAGTATAAACGTATTTTAATCAAGTTATCAGGTGAAGCCCTTGCCGGTGAACGTGGCGTAGGGATTGATATCCAAACAGTTCAAACAATCGCAAAAGAGATTCAAGAAGTTCATAGCTTAGGTATCGAAATTGCCCTTGTTATTGGTGGAGGAAATCTCTGGCGCGGGGAACCTGCTGCAGAAGCAGGAATGGACCGTGTTCAGGCAGATTACACTGGAATGCTTGGGACTGTTATGAATGCTCTTGTGATGGCAGATTCATTGCAACAAGTTGGTGTCGATACGCGTGTACAAACAGCCATTGCCATGCAACAAGTGGCAGAACCTTATGTACGTGGACGTGCTCTTCGCCACCTTGAAAAAGGCCGTATCGTTATCTTTGGTGCCGGAATTGGTTCGCCTTACTTCTCAACCGATACAACAGCGGCCCTTCGTGCAGCTGAAATCGAAGCGGATGCCATCCTTATGGCTAAAAATGGCGTAGATGGTGTTTACAATGCCGATCCTAAGAAAGACAAGACAGCCGTTAAGTTTGAAGAATTGACCCACCGTGACGTTATCAACAAAGGTCTTCGTATCATGGACTCAACAGCTTCAACCCTCTCTATGGACAACGACATTGACTTGGTTGTCTTTAACATGAACCAACCAGGAAACATTAAACGTGTCGTATTTGGTGAAAATATCGGAACAACAGTTTCAAACAATATCGAAGAAAAGGAATAA
- a CDS encoding DNA internalization-related competence protein ComEC/Rec2 yields the protein MLQWIKNFPIPLIYLSFLLLWLYYAIFGASYLALLGFVFLLVCLFFQFPWKSAGKVLAICGVFGFWFLFQNWQQTQANQNLVDSVERVRILPDTIKVNGDSLSFRGKADGRTFQVYYKLQSEEEKEHFQALTDLYEIELEGKLSEPEGQRNFGGFDYQAYLKTQGIYQTLTIKSIQSLKQVSSWDIGENLSSLRRKAIVWIKSHFPDPMRNYMTGLLLGHLDTDFEEMNELYSSLGIIHLFALSGMQVGFFMDAFKKLLLRLGLTQEKLKWLTYPFSLIYAGLTGFSASVIRSLLQKLLAQHGYKGLDNFALTVLVLFIIMPNFFLTAGGVLSCAYAFILTMTSKEGDGIKAVARESLVISLGILPILSFYFAEFQPWSILLTFVFSFLFDVVFLPLLSILFILSFVYPVTQLNLVFEWLEGIIRLVSQLASRPLVFGQPTAWLLILLLVSLALVYDMRKNVKRLAGFSLFIVGLFFLTKHPLENEITMLDVGQGESIFLRDVTGKIILIDVGGRAESDKKIEKWQEKATTSNAQRTLIPYLKSRGVDKIDQLILTNTDKEHVGDLLEVTKAFHVGEILVSKGSLTQKEFVAELEASQNMVRSVTAGENFSIFGSQLEVLSPRKIGDGDRDASLILYGKLLDKHFLFTGNLKAKGEKDLMKHYPDLEVDVLKAGQHGAKTSSNPAFLEQLKPEITLISVGKNNRAKLPHQETLTQLENIKSKIYRTDQQGAIRFKGWNSWRIETVR from the coding sequence ATGTTACAGTGGATTAAGAATTTCCCTATCCCCCTAATCTATCTGAGCTTTCTGTTACTCTGGCTTTACTATGCCATTTTTGGAGCGTCCTATCTCGCACTGCTAGGTTTTGTTTTTTTGCTTGTCTGTCTCTTTTTCCAATTTCCTTGGAAATCGGCTGGTAAAGTTTTAGCGATTTGTGGAGTCTTTGGCTTTTGGTTTTTGTTTCAAAATTGGCAACAGACACAAGCTAATCAAAACCTAGTGGATTCTGTTGAAAGGGTACGGATTTTACCAGATACTATCAAGGTCAATGGAGATAGTCTGTCCTTTCGGGGCAAGGCTGACGGTCGTACCTTCCAAGTTTACTATAAACTCCAGTCCGAGGAGGAGAAAGAGCACTTTCAAGCCTTGACAGACCTTTATGAGATTGAACTAGAAGGAAAACTTTCCGAGCCAGAAGGCCAGAGAAATTTTGGTGGATTTGACTACCAAGCCTATCTGAAGACTCAGGGGATTTACCAGACACTGACTATTAAGAGCATCCAGTCACTTAAACAGGTTAGCAGTTGGGATATAGGTGAAAACCTATCGAGTCTACGTAGAAAGGCTATTGTTTGGATTAAGAGCCATTTTCCCGACCCTATGCGTAACTACATGACGGGGCTCTTGCTGGGACATTTGGACACGGACTTTGAGGAGATGAATGAGCTCTATTCCAGTCTTGGAATTATTCATCTTTTTGCCTTGTCGGGTATGCAGGTGGGCTTTTTCATGGATGCCTTTAAGAAACTTCTCTTACGATTGGGCTTGACCCAAGAAAAGTTGAAGTGGCTGACTTATCCCTTTTCTCTTATTTATGCTGGTCTGACAGGATTTTCAGCATCGGTCATTCGCAGTCTCTTGCAAAAGTTACTGGCCCAACATGGCTACAAGGGTTTGGATAATTTTGCCTTGACGGTCCTTGTCCTCTTTATCATCATGCCCAACTTTTTCTTGACAGCAGGAGGAGTCTTGTCTTGCGCTTATGCTTTTATCTTGACCATGACTAGCAAAGAAGGCGATGGGATCAAGGCTGTTGCCAGAGAAAGTTTGGTCATTTCTTTGGGAATATTGCCCATTCTATCCTTTTATTTTGCAGAATTTCAGCCTTGGTCTATTCTTTTGACCTTTGTCTTTTCCTTTCTGTTTGATGTAGTATTCTTACCACTTTTGTCTATCTTATTCATTCTGTCTTTTGTTTACCCAGTCACTCAGCTTAACCTTGTCTTTGAATGGTTGGAGGGCATCATTCGCTTGGTATCGCAGCTGGCAAGCAGACCACTGGTCTTTGGTCAACCCACCGCATGGCTTTTGATTCTTCTCTTAGTTTCATTAGCCTTGGTCTATGACATGAGGAAAAATGTCAAAAGACTAGCAGGATTCAGTCTCTTTATCGTGGGTCTCTTTTTCTTGACCAAGCATCCACTTGAAAATGAAATCACCATGCTAGATGTGGGGCAAGGTGAAAGTATTTTCCTACGGGATGTGACTGGTAAAATCATTCTCATAGATGTCGGTGGCAGGGCAGAGTCTGATAAGAAAATCGAAAAATGGCAAGAAAAGGCGACGACCAGCAATGCTCAGCGCACCTTGATTCCCTATCTAAAAAGTCGAGGAGTAGATAAGATTGATCAGCTGATTTTGACCAACACAGATAAAGAACATGTTGGAGATTTGCTGGAGGTGACCAAGGCTTTCCATGTCGGGGAGATTTTAGTATCAAAAGGAAGTCTGACACAGAAGGAATTTGTAGCGGAACTAGAAGCAAGTCAAAACATGGTACGTAGTGTGACAGCTGGGGAGAATTTCTCGATTTTTGGGAGTCAGTTAGAAGTCCTATCTCCAAGGAAAATTGGAGATGGGGATCGTGATGCTTCCCTGATTCTTTATGGAAAACTTTTGGATAAGCACTTTCTCTTTACTGGAAATTTGAAAGCGAAGGGAGAGAAGGACTTGATGAAGCACTATCCTGACCTAGAGGTGGATGTCTTGAAAGCAGGCCAACATGGTGCTAAAACCTCATCAAATCCAGCTTTCCTAGAACAGCTCAAACCAGAAATTACTCTCATCTCAGTTGGAAAAAACAATCGAGCAAAACTCCCTCATCAGGAAACCTTGACACAACTGGAAAATATCAAGAGTAAGATTTACCGAACTGACCAGCAAGGAGCTATCCGCTTTAAAGGATGGAATAGTTGGAGAATTGAAACGGTTCGATAA
- a CDS encoding YozE family protein, which translates to MRKSFYTWLMTERNPKSNSPKAILADLAFEESSFPKHTDDFDEVSRFLEEHASFSFNLGDFDAIWQEYLEH; encoded by the coding sequence ATGAGAAAATCATTTTACACTTGGCTCATGACCGAGCGCAATCCTAAAAGTAATAGCCCAAAAGCCATCTTGGCAGACCTCGCTTTTGAGGAGTCATCTTTTCCAAAACACACGGATGATTTTGATGAGGTGAGTCGCTTTTTGGAGGAGCATGCCAGTTTCTCTTTTAACCTAGGAGACTTTGACGCCATCTGGCAAGAATACTTAGAACACTAG
- the ald gene encoding alanine dehydrogenase, with amino-acid sequence MLIGIPKEIKNNENRVALTPAGVHSLVSRGHRVLIESNAGLGSGFTDADYQKQGAEIVATAAEAWAAELVVKVKEPLASEYGYLRDDLLLFTYLHMAATPELADAMLTAKTTGIAYETVRDNQGQLPLLVPMSEVAGRMAVQIGAHFLTKQAGGSGVLLGGVPGVPKGKVTIIGGGVVGTHAARIALGLGAQVTILDISAKRLSVLEEVFGNQIQTLMSNSFNIEASVRDADVVIGAVLIPGAKAPKLVTDEMVKQMRPGSVIVDVAVDQGGVIETADRVTTHDEPVYEKYGVLHYAVANIPGAVARTSTIALTNVTLPYIEALADKGFAQAIAEDEGLRQGVTTYQGYLTSLPVAQGLDKDHTSIDELVYN; translated from the coding sequence ATGTTAATCGGAATCCCAAAAGAAATTAAAAATAATGAAAACCGTGTTGCCCTCACTCCTGCTGGCGTCCATAGTTTAGTCAGTCGCGGGCATCGTGTCCTCATCGAATCAAATGCTGGTCTCGGTTCAGGATTTACTGATGCGGACTATCAAAAGCAAGGAGCTGAGATTGTCGCTACTGCTGCAGAAGCATGGGCTGCCGAGTTAGTCGTGAAAGTAAAAGAACCACTAGCTTCTGAATACGGTTATTTGCGCGACGATCTTCTCCTCTTCACCTACTTGCACATGGCCGCTACACCAGAATTAGCAGATGCTATGTTAACAGCAAAAACAACAGGAATTGCCTATGAAACTGTTCGTGACAATCAAGGACAACTACCGCTCCTCGTTCCTATGAGTGAGGTTGCAGGTCGTATGGCTGTTCAAATCGGAGCTCACTTCCTTACTAAGCAAGCTGGTGGCTCTGGTGTTTTACTTGGTGGTGTACCAGGTGTTCCAAAAGGAAAAGTAACCATCATCGGTGGTGGTGTCGTCGGTACACATGCTGCCCGCATCGCCCTTGGTCTTGGTGCTCAAGTGACTATTTTAGATATCAGTGCGAAGCGTCTCTCGGTACTAGAAGAAGTCTTTGGAAACCAAATTCAAACTCTTATGTCTAATTCATTCAACATCGAAGCAAGTGTGAGAGATGCTGATGTGGTGATTGGTGCAGTTCTCATCCCTGGTGCCAAGGCTCCGAAATTGGTGACAGATGAGATGGTCAAACAAATGCGTCCAGGCTCTGTCATCGTTGACGTTGCCGTTGACCAAGGTGGTGTTATTGAAACAGCTGACCGTGTGACAACGCACGATGAACCTGTCTATGAAAAATACGGCGTTCTCCACTATGCCGTTGCCAATATCCCTGGTGCGGTCGCCCGTACTTCTACTATCGCCCTAACCAATGTCACTCTTCCTTATATCGAAGCATTGGCTGACAAAGGATTCGCACAAGCAATTGCTGAAGATGAGGGCTTGCGTCAAGGTGTTACCACTTATCAAGGTTACTTGACCAGCCTCCCAGTTGCTCAAGGCCTCGATAAAGATCATACTTCTATCGACGAACTTGTTTATAACTAG
- a CDS encoding GNAT family N-acetyltransferase yields MESILVNFAQYLSIETERLLLRPVTLDDAEAMFEYASDRENTRYTFPTNQSLEETKNNIAQFYLANPLGRWGMELKSNGQFIGTIDLHKIDPILKKAAIGYIINKKYWNQGLTTEANRAVIELAFEKIGMNKLTALHDKDNPASGKVMEKSGMRFSHEESYARMDNKEPGRIITRVHYVLTKEDFFANK; encoded by the coding sequence ATGGAATCAATACTTGTGAATTTTGCCCAGTATCTATCTATAGAAACGGAGCGTTTATTGCTCCGACCTGTAACCTTGGATGATGCGGAAGCTATGTTTGAGTATGCATCAGACAGAGAAAATACACGCTACACTTTTCCAACAAATCAAAGCCTAGAAGAAACCAAGAACAACATCGCTCAGTTCTACTTGGCTAATCCCTTGGGACGGTGGGGGATGGAACTAAAAAGTAATGGCCAGTTTATTGGAACTATTGATTTGCACAAGATTGACCCCATTCTCAAAAAAGCAGCTATTGGCTACATTATCAATAAAAAATATTGGAATCAAGGATTGACGACAGAAGCCAATCGCGCCGTGATTGAGCTCGCTTTTGAGAAGATTGGAATGAACAAGTTGACCGCTCTTCACGATAAAGACAATCCCGCATCAGGAAAGGTCATGGAGAAATCAGGTATGCGTTTTTCCCACGAAGAATCCTATGCCAGAATGGATAATAAAGAACCAGGTCGAATTATCACAAGGGTTCATTATGTCTTGACTAAGGAAGACTTTTTTGCAAATAAATAA
- the rsmI gene encoding 16S rRNA (cytidine(1402)-2'-O)-methyltransferase translates to MQIQKSFKGQSPYGKLYLVATPIGNLDDMTFRAIQTLKEVDWIAAEDTRNTGLLLKHFDISTKQISFHEHNAKEKIPDLIGFLKAGQSIAQVSDAGLPSISDPGHDLVKAAIEEEIAVVTVPGASAGISALIASGLAPQPHIFYGFLPRKSGQQKLFFDSKKDYPETQIFYESPHRVADTLENMLAVYGDRSVVLVRELTKIYEEYQRGKISELLVSIAETPLKGECLLIVEGANQDVEEKDEEDLFLEIQTRIQQGMKKNQAIKEVAKLYQWNKSQLYAAYHEWEENQEND, encoded by the coding sequence ATGCAGATTCAAAAAAGTTTTAAGGGACAATCTCCCTATGGCAAACTTTACCTAGTAGCAACGCCGATTGGCAATCTAGATGATATGACCTTTCGTGCCATCCAGACTTTGAAAGAGGTGGACTGGATTGCGGCTGAGGACACGCGCAATACAGGGCTTTTGCTCAAACATTTTGACATTTCCACCAAGCAGATTAGTTTTCATGAGCACAATGCCAAGGAAAAAATTCCTGATTTGATTGGTTTCTTGAAAGCAGGGCAAAGTATTGCTCAGGTTTCTGACGCGGGTCTGCCTAGCATCTCGGACCCTGGTCATGATTTGGTCAAGGCAGCTATTGAGGAAGAAATCGCAGTTGTTACCGTTCCAGGTGCCTCTGCAGGGATTTCGGCCTTGATTGCCAGTGGATTGGCGCCACAACCACATATCTTTTATGGTTTCTTACCGAGAAAATCAGGTCAGCAAAAGCTATTTTTCGACTCGAAAAAAGATTATCCAGAAACTCAAATTTTCTACGAATCGCCCCACCGTGTAGCGGATACGCTGGAAAATATGCTAGCAGTTTACGGCGACCGCTCGGTGGTCTTGGTTAGAGAATTAACCAAAATCTATGAAGAATACCAACGAGGAAAGATCTCTGAATTGCTAGTAAGCATCGCTGAAACGCCACTCAAGGGCGAATGCCTTCTCATCGTTGAAGGTGCAAATCAGGATGTGGAGGAAAAGGACGAGGAGGACTTGTTCTTAGAAATTCAAACCCGTATCCAGCAAGGCATGAAGAAAAATCAAGCCATAAAGGAAGTTGCAAAACTCTACCAGTGGAATAAGAGTCAGCTCTACGCTGCCTACCACGAATGGGAAGAAAATCAAGAAAATGACTAA
- the cvfB gene encoding RNA-binding virulence regulatory protein CvfB, giving the protein MNTNLASFIVGLIIDENDRFYFVQKDGQSYALAKEEGQHTVGDTVKGFAYTDMKQKLRLTTLEVTATQDQFGWGTVTEVRKDLGVFVDTGLPDKEIVVSLDILPELKELWPKKGDKLYIRLEVDKKDRIWGLLAYQEDFQRLARPAYNNMQNQNWPAIVYRLKLSGTFVYLPENNMLGFIHPSERYAEPRLGQVLDARVIGFREVDRTLNLSLKPRSFEMLENDAQMILTYLESNGGFMTLNDKSSPEDIKATFGISKGQFKKALGGLMKAGKIKQDQFGTELI; this is encoded by the coding sequence ATGAATACAAATCTTGCAAGTTTTATCGTTGGACTCATCATCGATGAAAATGACCGTTTTTACTTTGTGCAAAAGGATGGTCAGAGTTACGCCCTTGCCAAGGAAGAAGGTCAACATACAGTAGGGGATACGGTCAAAGGTTTTGCCTATACAGATATGAAGCAAAAACTCCGCTTGACAACCTTAGAAGTGACTGCCACTCAGGACCAATTTGGCTGGGGAACCGTAACAGAAGTTCGTAAGGACTTGGGTGTCTTTGTCGATACCGGTCTACCTGACAAGGAGATTGTAGTGTCACTCGATATCCTCCCTGAGCTCAAGGAACTCTGGCCTAAGAAAGGTGACAAACTCTACATCCGTCTTGAAGTGGACAAGAAAGACCGAATATGGGGACTCTTGGCATATCAAGAAGATTTCCAACGTCTGGCTCGTCCTGCCTACAACAACATGCAGAACCAAAACTGGCCAGCTATTGTTTACCGTCTCAAGCTGTCAGGGACCTTTGTCTATCTGCCAGAGAATAATATGCTTGGTTTCATTCACCCAAGTGAGCGCTACGCAGAGCCACGTTTGGGGCAAGTGTTAGATGCGCGTGTTATCGGTTTCCGTGAGGTGGATCGTACCTTGAACCTCTCCCTCAAGCCACGTTCCTTTGAAATGTTGGAAAATGATGCCCAGATGATTTTGACTTACTTGGAAAGCAATGGCGGTTTCATGACCTTGAATGATAAGTCGTCTCCTGAGGACATCAAGGCAACCTTTGGTATCTCTAAAGGTCAGTTCAAGAAAGCACTCGGTGGCTTGATGAAGGCTGGCAAAATCAAGCAAGACCAGTTTGGTACAGAGTTGATTTAG
- the frr gene encoding ribosome recycling factor codes for MANAIVEKAKERMTQSHQSLAREFGGIRAGRANASLLDRIHVEYYGVETPLNQIASITIPEARVLLVTPFDKSSLKDIERALNASDLGITPANDGSVIRLVIPALTEETRRDLAKEVKKVGENAKVAVRNIRRDAMDEAKKQEKAKEITEDELKTLEKDIQKVTDDAVKHIDDMTANKEKEILEV; via the coding sequence ATGGCTAATGCAATTGTAGAAAAAGCTAAAGAGAGAATGACCCAGTCTCACCAATCACTTGCTCGTGAATTTGGTGGTATCCGTGCAGGTCGTGCCAATGCAAGCTTACTAGACCGTATCCACGTAGAATACTATGGAGTAGAAACTCCTCTTAACCAAATCGCTTCAATTACCATTCCAGAAGCGCGTGTCTTGTTGGTAACACCATTTGACAAGTCTTCATTGAAAGACATCGAACGTGCCTTGAACGCTTCTGATCTTGGTATTACACCAGCTAATGACGGTTCTGTGATCCGCTTGGTTATCCCAGCTCTTACAGAAGAGACTCGTCGTGACCTTGCCAAAGAAGTGAAGAAGGTCGGTGAGAATGCTAAAGTGGCTGTCCGCAATATCCGCCGTGATGCTATGGATGAAGCTAAAAAACAAGAAAAAGCAAAAGAAATCACTGAAGACGAATTGAAGACTCTTGAAAAAGATATTCAAAAAGTAACAGACGACGCTGTGAAACACATCGACGACATGACTGCCAATAAAGAAAAAGAAATCTTGGAAGTCTAA
- the trmFO gene encoding methylenetetrahydrofolate--tRNA-(uracil(54)-C(5))-methyltransferase (FADH(2)-oxidizing) TrmFO, whose product MSQSYINVIGAGLAGSEAAYQIAERGIPVKLYEMRGVKSTPQHKTDNFAELVCSNSLRGDALTNAVGLLKEEMRRLGSVILESAEATRVPAGGALAVDRDGFSQMVTEKVANHPLIEVVRDEITELPTDVITVVATGPLTSDALAEKIHALNDGDGFYFYDAAAPIIDVNTIDMSKVYLKSRYDKGEAAYLNAPMTKQEFMDFHEALVNAEEAPLNSFEKEKYFEGCMPIEVMAKRGIKTMLYGPMKPVGLEYPDDYTGPRDGEFKTPYAVVQLRQDNAAGSLYNIVGFQTHLKWGEQKRVFQMIPGLENAEFVRYGVMHRNSYMDSPNLLEQTYRSKKQPNLFFAGQMTGVEGYVESAASGLVAGINAARLFKGESEAIFPETTAIGSLAHYITHADSKHFQPMNVNFGIIKELEGERIRDKKARYEKIAERALTDLEEFLTV is encoded by the coding sequence GTGTCTCAATCTTATATCAATGTTATCGGAGCAGGTTTGGCAGGTTCTGAAGCAGCCTACCAAATCGCAGAACGTGGTATTCCAGTTAAACTCTATGAAATGCGTGGTGTCAAGTCAACACCCCAACACAAAACAGACAATTTTGCTGAATTGGTTTGTTCCAATTCCTTACGTGGGGATGCTTTGACCAATGCAGTTGGGCTTCTCAAGGAAGAAATGCGTCGCTTGGGTTCTGTTATCTTGGAATCTGCTGAAGCTACACGTGTTCCTGCGGGCGGTGCCCTTGCGGTGGACCGTGACGGTTTCTCCCAAATGGTGACCGAAAAAGTAGCCAATCATCCTTTGATTGAAGTGGTTCGCGATGAAATTACAGAACTGCCAACTGATGTTATTACAGTTGTGGCTACTGGTCCTTTGACTAGCGATGCTCTAGCTGAAAAGATTCATGCCCTTAATGACGGTGATGGTTTCTATTTCTACGATGCGGCAGCACCTATTATCGATGTCAACACCATCGATATGAGTAAGGTCTATCTCAAATCTCGTTATGACAAGGGAGAAGCGGCCTACCTCAATGCCCCTATGACCAAGCAAGAGTTTATGGATTTCCATGAAGCCTTGGTCAATGCAGAAGAAGCACCGCTCAATTCTTTCGAAAAAGAAAAGTACTTTGAAGGTTGTATGCCGATCGAAGTCATGGCTAAGCGTGGTATTAAAACCATGCTTTATGGTCCTATGAAACCAGTCGGTCTGGAGTATCCAGATGATTACACAGGCCCTCGTGACGGAGAATTTAAAACACCGTATGCTGTTGTCCAGCTTCGTCAGGATAATGCGGCTGGTAGCCTCTACAATATCGTCGGTTTCCAGACCCACCTCAAATGGGGAGAACAAAAACGTGTCTTCCAAATGATTCCAGGTCTTGAAAATGCTGAGTTTGTCCGTTATGGGGTCATGCATCGTAATTCTTACATGGATTCACCAAATCTTCTGGAGCAAACCTATCGTTCTAAGAAACAGCCAAATCTCTTCTTTGCTGGTCAAATGACGGGTGTGGAAGGCTATGTTGAGTCAGCAGCATCAGGCTTAGTTGCGGGGATTAACGCTGCTCGCCTCTTTAAGGGTGAAAGTGAAGCTATCTTCCCAGAGACCACAGCGATTGGAAGTCTGGCTCATTACATCACCCATGCGGACAGCAAACATTTCCAACCAATGAATGTCAATTTTGGGATTATCAAGGAATTGGAAGGCGAGCGTATCCGTGATAAAAAAGCTCGTTATGAAAAAATTGCAGAGCGTGCTCTTACCGACTTAGAAGAATTTTTAACGGTCTAA
- a CDS encoding helix-hairpin-helix domain-containing protein, giving the protein MEAIIKKIKEYKIIVICAVLGLALGGFFLLKPTSQTPVKETNLQAEVAAVSKDSSSEKEVNKEEKEESTEQDLITVDVKGAVKSPGIYDLPVGSRVHDAVQKAGGLTEEADSKSLNLAQKVSDEALVYVPTKGEEIASQQATSGTSPSTSKDKKVNLNKASLEELKQVKGLGGKRAQDIIDHREANGKFKSVDELKKVSGIGAKTIEKLKDYVTVD; this is encoded by the coding sequence ATGGAAGCAATTATCAAGAAAATAAAAGAGTATAAAATCATTGTCATCTGTGCTGTTTTAGGTTTGGCCTTGGGCGGATTTTTCCTACTAAAGCCAACTTCACAAACACCTGTCAAGGAAACGAATTTGCAGGCTGAAGTCGCAGCTGTTTCAAAGGATTCATCATCTGAAAAAGAAGTGAACAAGGAAGAAAAGGAAGAATCTACTGAACAAGATCTAATCACAGTAGATGTCAAGGGTGCCGTTAAATCACCCGGGATTTACGATTTGCCAGTAGGAAGTCGGGTTCACGATGCAGTTCAGAAAGCTGGTGGATTGACAGAGGAAGCAGACAGCAAGTCGCTTAATCTCGCTCAGAAAGTCAGTGACGAGGCTCTTGTCTATGTTCCAACCAAGGGAGAAGAAATAGCTAGTCAGCAGGCTACCTCTGGAACGTCTCCTTCGACAAGTAAAGATAAGAAGGTCAATCTCAATAAAGCTAGTCTGGAAGAACTCAAGCAGGTCAAAGGCTTGGGAGGAAAACGAGCTCAGGATATTATCGACCATCGCGAGGCAAATGGCAAATTCAAGTCGGTAGATGAATTAAAGAAAGTCTCTGGCATTGGCGCTAAGACCATAGAAAAGTTAAAAGACTATGTTACAGTGGATTAA